CTCGACGAGCCGTTCGGTGCACTCGATGCGCTGACCCGGCTGAAGATGTACGGGCTGCTGCACGATCTGTGGTCGCGCCGACAGATGGCGGTATTGCACGTCACCCATGACGTCGACGAGGCGATCCTGCTGGCCGACCGTGTCGTGGTGCTCTCCGGCGGGCGGGTTTCGTTGGACCGGCGGGTCGGGTTGCCCTTCCCCCGCACCCGCAGCGCCGAGGGCTTCGACGACCTGCGCCGCGCCCTGCTGTCCGCGCTCGGTGTCCGCGAGGAGGTGGGCCATGACTGATGCGCTGAGCACCGACGTCCTGGTGATCGGTGGTGGCCCGGCCGCCACCTGGGCAGCGATCTCGGCCGCCGAATCCGGTGCCCGGGTCATCCTGGTGGACAAGGGCTACTGCGGTACCAGCGGGGCGACCGCGGCCGGCGGGAACAACCTGTGGGCGATCGCCCCCGGCCCGGGACGTGTGGAGTCCGTGCGGGAACGCGAGCTGCCGGCGGGCCGGATCACCGACTCGGAGTGGATGTTCCGCGTGCTGGCCACCTCGTGGGACCGGCTCGAACAGCTCTCCGAGTGGGGCTATCCCTTCCCGGTGGGTGCCGACGGCCGGGAGATGCGCAGCAGCCTGCAGGGCCCGGAGTACATGCGCCGGATGCGCCGCAAGGCCCACCGCAGTGGGGTCCGCATCCTCGATCACCACCCGGCGCTGGACCTGGCGGCCGATCCCGACGGTGTCGTCAACGGGGCCAGCGGGATCGCTCGCCAGGACGGCGGACGGCCGTGGCAGATCAGCGCGGGCGCCGTCGTGCTGGCCACCGGCGGAACCGCGTTCCTGTCCGGGACTTTCGGCACCAACGTCGACACCGGCGAGGGTCTGCTGATGGCCGCCGAGCACGGCGCGCACTTGTCCGGGATGGAGTTCTGCACCGCCTACGCGCTGGCTCCTGAATGGGGCGTGCACACCAAGGGGCGAATGCTGCAGTGGGGCAGCTTCTATGACGAGCATGGTCGCCCGTTCAGCACCCAGCGTGGCCTGAGTGGGCGCCAGGATGCGCAGCGCGCGCTGACTCGCGGCCAGCGGGTGTTCGCCCGGCTCGACCGGGCGCCCGAACACATCCGGCAGACCATGCGCGACGCGCAGCCGAACTACTTCCTACCGCTCGACAAGGCGGGCATCGACCCGTTCACCACGGCCTACCCGGTTCGGATGGTCTACGAGGGATCGGTCCGCGGCACCGGGGGCCTGCGCCTGGTCGGGCCCGACTGCGCGACAACGGTTCCCGGCCTGTACGCGGCCGGTGACGCCGCGACTCGTGAGCTCATCACCGGTTCGCTGTCCGGCGGCGGAAGCCGCAACGGCTCGTGGGCGATCGCATCGGGCACCTTCGCCGGTCGGGGTGCCGCCGAGTTCAGCCGGACCCGGCGGGTGCGCCCGGCCGAGGCCGCCCCCACCCGGCGCTCACGCTCAGGTGCGCCCAGCGTCGAGGAGGTGGTGGCCGCCGCCCAGTCGCACGTCTTGCCACCGCAGCGCAGCTTTGTGAAATCCGAAGAGCGCTTGCGTGAATCGGCCGAGGCGCTGGACACGGTGTGGCGCGACATCGCCGACGGTCTGGCCCCGGTACCCGCCCGCGACACCTACAAGCAGCGCCAGGCCGTGGCCATGGTCGCGGCCGCTCGCTGGATCACCGCGGCTTCGCTGGCCCGGCCCGAGAGCCGTGGGCTGCACCGGCGCGAGGACCTGCCCGACTCCGATCCCCACTACGAGCACCGCGTCCTCGTCGGTGGGCTCGACGAGGTCTGGACATCACCGGATCCCGTCGCGCCGCAGCTCATCTCGTCGGAGGCGGTGGCATGATCGAGATCGTCAGTCCGGCCGCCTGCGTCAAGTGCGACGTCTGCATCAAGGTCTGCCCCACCGACGTCTTCGACCGCGGCCCCGACGGCGTTCCTGTCATCGCGCGCCAACCCGACTGCCAGACCTGCTTCATGTGCGAGGCGTACTGCCCCACCGACGCCCTCTACGTCGCCCCGGTCTCCACACCCGTCGACGTCGACAGCCCGCACGCGTCGGAAGAAGCGGTGCGCAGTTCGGGTCTGCTCGGCGGTTACCGCGAGATGGTCGGCTGGGGCCAGGGACGCACGCCGGGATCCCGGCTGGATCAGAACCCGGTGCTGACGGCGGTTCCGCCGCTGCCCGAGCCGCGGCTGGGTTTCCCCGCGGTGCTCGCCGACGGGACCTGGAACCACCGTGGACCCGTTGCGGTGCATCCCTCGGACGACCATCCTTGATCCATGCCTGAAGGTGACGCCGCGGGCGACCGGGTACCCGAAACGTCCGCGGACCCGCGACTGGTCCGAGCAGCAACCGTTTTCGCGCGGTTGGCACTGGCTTCCGCATTCCTGTCCGCCGTCGCCGACCGGTTCGGGCTGTGGGGGCCGGCCGGTACTCCGAATGTCGCCTGGGGAAACTTCGAGTCCTTCACCGACTACGTCCACGTTCTGACGCCCTACCTGTCCGGTGGGTTGCTGGACGCGACGGCGTGGGCCGCGACGATCGTGGAGATCCTGCTGGCTGTCGGGTTGCTGTTGGGCATCGCGTTGCGATGGGTGTCTCTTGCCAGTGCTGCGACGCTGATGGTCTTCGGCGTCTCGATGTTCTTGTTCGCCGGCCTCGAGACACCGTTCAGCGCATCGGTTTTCACCGCTGCCGCGGCGGCCCTGCTGCTCGGCCTGGCTCCCGACAGCAGTCACACCTTCAGACTGGATCGGCTCGTCGGGGCCTGAGCAAACACACACACAAGTTCCCCCACCGGTGTCGCCCGGCAGAAAACTGGTGCGAATGCTGCGCCGGAGCACTGTTACGTTTGCTGTGACGGCGAGGAGGAACGCCATGACCAGCACAACGTCGGAGGAAGCCCGCCGCGGCGCCGCGATGACCACCGTCGTATTGAGCTTCGTCTGTGTGGGATTCGGCTACCTCGGGCTTGCCGGTGTGGTGTCGGACATCCTGCCGGCGGTGCCTGTGTTGGCCCTGGCTTTCGCGTTGCTTCCAGGAACCAAGCAGTGGTGCCAGAGATGATTCCGCCCGAACCACCCGCGCACTACGTCCCGCCTGGTCATCCACCGCCACCCGCGGCAGTACAACCAAGCGGCATCCTCGCGATCGTCGCCGCACTCCTGTGCCTGCCCTGCATGCTGCACAGCCTGTGGACGATGGCCCTCTCGCTGTTGGCGATGTGGGTGTTCGCACCGATGGGCACCGCGATGTTTTACCCGCCCCTGGTGGTCCAGCCCGCGACCGTCGTCGGGATGTTCCTCGCGGCGGCCATGTTCCTCGGCGGCGCCATCATGCTGCTGCGCCACAAGACGTCCGGCGTGGTGCTGATCGTGACAGCCTCGGTCATCAGTGCCACCTTGTCGGCCGTCAATCTCACAGTCTTCAACGACACCGCTGGCGGATCCGAACTGAAAACTTTCGGCCTGCCCGCCGTCACCGGGATCTGTGCGCTGTTGTCCGGCGCCTTCCGCAGGTGCGGGCGTTAGTCAGAGCTTCTGCACCGGAGCGTGGTTGTGCATCAGCTTCACCCGGCCGGCGCTACCGAAGTCGATCAGTGACATCGCCGACTCGCCCACGCCCGAAACTTCCTCGACGCGGCCCAGGCCGTACTTGTCGTGGGTGACGCGGTCGCCGGGTTCCAGCGTGATCACCGGGCGGTTGCGGGCCGGCGCGGGCCGTGACGGCGACGGACGCGGGGTGCCATAGCGACCGGCGTTGCCGACCGGTGCGCTCATCGACGACGGCTGCTCGATGCGCCGCCAATTGATCAGGTCCTCCGGGATCTCGCGCAGGAACCGCGATTCCGGGTTGAGCATGGGCTGCCCCCACGACGACCGCACCTTGGCGCGTGAGAGATACAGCCGCTTGCGGGCCCGGGTGATGCCGACATACGCCAGCCGCCGTTCCTCGGACAGCTCGTTGGGATCGCCCAGTGCCCGCATGTGCGGGAACATGCCGTCCTCCCAGCCGGTGACGAACACCGCCGGGAACTCCAGCCCCTTGGCGGTGTGCAGCGTCATCATCGTCACCACGCCCGCACCGTCTTCGGGGATCTCGTCGGCATCGGCGACCAGCGACACCCGCTCCAGGAACTGGGCCAGCACTCCGGTGTCGGGGATGTCCTCGTCGACCGGCTCATCCTCGCCCTGTTCGGCCAGCGCCCGGGCATTGGCCAGGTCGGTACTGAATTCGTGTGCGACGCTGACCAATTCATTGAGGTTGTCCAACCGGGCCAGATCCTGCGGATCACTGGAGGCTTCCAGTTCGCGACGGTAGCCGGTGCGTTCCAGCACGGCCTCGACCAGATCCCCCAGCTCGTCATCGAGCTTGGCCCGCAACTGGTCCAGCATCTCCACGAAGCTCGCGATCGCCTTCTCCGAGCGGGTGTTGAGCATCGGCACCCGGCCCTCGGCCGCGGCCTGCAACGCGTCGTTGAAGCTGGCCCCGGTGTTCTCGGCGTACACCGCGACGCAGGCCTCCGCCCGGTCGCCGATGCCGCGGCGCGGGGTGTTGAGGATGCGGCGCATGCTCACCGAATCACCCGGGTTGTCCAGCACCCGCAGGTAGGCCACGATGTCGCGGATCTCGCGGCGCTCGTAGAACCGGACGCCGCCGACGACCTTGTACGGGATGCCGGCGCGGATGAAGACCTCTTCCAGCGCGCGCGAGGAGTTGTTGGTGCGGTAGAACACCGCGACGTCACCGTATTTGAGGCCTTCGCTGTCGGCCAGCGCGTCGATCTCCTCGGCGACGAACCGGGCCTCGTCGTGCTCGTTGTCGGCCACGTAGCCGACGATCAGCTCCCCCTCGCCCTCCTCTGTCCACAGCCGCTTGTCCCGGCGCCCCGCGTTGCGGGCGATCACCGAGTTGGCCGCGTTCAGGATGGTCTGGGTGGAGCGGTAGTTCTGTTCGAGCAGGATCGTCGTCGCGTCCGGATAGTCGCGCTCGAAGTCCTCGATGTTGCGGATCGTCGCCCCACGGAACGCGTAGATGGACTGATCGGCGTCACCCACCACGCACAGCTCCGATGCCGCCACCCCGTCGCTCGCGTCGAGGTGGTGCCCCACCAATTCGCGCACCAACACGTACTGGGCATGGTTGGTGTCCTGGTACTCGTCGACCAGGATGTGGCGGAACCGGCGCCGGTAGTACTGGGCGATCTGCGGGAACGCCTGCAGGATGCCGACCGTCTCCCCGATCAGGTCGTCGAAGTCCAGCGCGTTGGCGGCCCGCAGCCGGCGCTGATACTCGCCATAGACCTGGGCGATGATGCCGGCCATCTCCTCGGCCGCCTCCGACGCCTCGGCGGCCGCCTGCTCCGGGCCGATCAGCTCGTTCTTCAGGTTCGAGATGCCATTGGCCAGCAACCGCGGCGAATACCGCTTGGTGTCCAACCCCAGGTCCTTGCCGATCATCATCAGCAGGCGCCGCGAATCGTCGGAGTCGTAGATCGAGAAGTTGGAGTTCAACCCCGGCAGCAGCGACGCCTGATTGCGCAGGATCCGCACACAGGTGGAGTGGAACGTCGACACCCACATGTTCCGCGCACGGGGGCCCACCAACTGGACCACGCGCTCCCGCATCTCGGCGGCCGCCTTGTTGGTGAACGTGATCGCCAGGATCTGCCCCACCCCGACGTCGCGTGCGGCCAACAGGTAGGCGATGCGCCGGGTCAGCACGGCGGTCTTGCCCGATCCGGCCCCGGCCACGATCAGCAGCGGCGAACCCTCGTGGAGCACCGCCTGGCGCTGTTGCGGATTGAGCCCCTCGAGGAGTTGGTCGGTTTCGGTGGCCGGAGAAACGGAGATCATATTGCCTCAAACTTACCGCTGCCCCACGACAACTTTGCGCTGGCACTACGCCCGGTGGCACACTCAAATGCATGCTCACCGAGCAGCAGCGATTTTTCTACGGGTACCGGTTCGCGGTGCCCGTGGTCTAGCTGTATTCCTTCCAGCCCCGCGGTCCGCATCCGGATCCGGGGCTCTTTTCATGAGTGAGGCCTGGAACCGGCGAGCAGACCCCCGCACAACGAGGAGCCCACCATGACTGAGACCATCGAGAACGTGCCTGAGATCGATGACCTGCGTCGAGAGATCGACGAACTCGATGCCACCATCCTGGCCGCCATCCAGCGGCGTACCGAGGTCTCCAAGGAGATCGGCAAAGCCCGCATGGCCTCGGGCGGCACCCGCCTGGTGCACAGCCGTGAGATGAAGGTCATCGAGCGCTACAGCGTGCTCGGGCCCGAAGGCAAAGACCTCGCCATGCTGTTGCTGCGGCTGGGCCGTGGCCGCTTGGGTCACTGAACGCTTCGGCAAGGCGGGCCATCGTGGCCGTCGGGAGGGCTGACGGCCTCCCGGAAATTGCCGTCAAGGCGCTCGATGCTCGGCCCCAATAATGGGTAGGTGACAAGACCCAGGTGGCGCCGGTGAGCGTGCTCAACGCTTTTCTGACGACATCCCGGGCCGCGCGGTCGAGCTTCGGTTCCGGCACGCCACAGCCCGGAGCCCCCTTGTTCCAGAGCAGCACGGCAATCCGCGACGTCGAGAGCGGCATGCAGGGGACCAAGCCCGGGGACGCCTGGACGGGCACGGCGTCTGACGCGTATGCCCAGGCCAACGACGAACACATCAGGAAGATCGGCACGTTCGCCGAACTCGATCAGCGTCTCGGCAGTCGGATCGACTCGGCGGCGAGTGTGGTCACCAACGGGCGCGAAGACCTCGATTCAGTCCATGACCGGGTGGTCAGCTTGGCGGAGCTGGTTCCACCAGGTCCGTTTCGCGAGCTGACGCTGCTGCCCATCGTCAACGCGGGCATCGGGCAGATCGAAAACATCGTCAGCCGCGCCACAGCCGACCTCACGTCGATCGGCGAGGACATCAGCGGAATTGCCGGCGAGTACCAGAAGCTCGGCGGCAACGAGGGCTCCGGACCTACTCCGGACGAGGACCCTCGCCAGAAACTCGAAGAGATTCTTCGCGAATACCAGGTCGAAGACGATCGGATGCTGCCCAAGTGGCTGCTCGACCGGATCGGAGATGTATTCGGAGACGATCTCAAAGGGGATGCCAACCTCACCGTCGGTGAATACCGGGTGCTCTCGGAATTGCTCGCGACGAAAGGGCCGTTGGCGGTCAAGGAGTTCTTCGACATCAAGAGCGCTGCAGAAGATGCGGCCAATGGGAGGTTCCCTCCACCCGATGGCAACACGAGTGACAATCACACCGATGCGTTCCGGCACACGTACTGGAATGCCCTGATGACGCAGCGGTTCGGTGAAGAGTGGACCCGCAAGTTCGCCACGGCCCACGAGCGCCGCCCGGGTGATCCCGCACCGCGGGAGGCGATGGACTTGTACAACAACGAAATCGGCCGCCAGATCGGAATGGCCAACCCGGACGCGTCGCCCCAGGAGCTCGCCGATCTCGTGGAGTCGGCGGTACGGGACGGCGACACCGTGATCGTGAGCAAGGATGGCGCCGGTCTGACCTGGAGCAACGACCCGGCACTGCCGCCTGGCCTGCCCGGGGGCGACCCCAAGAATGCTCCCCCCGGCGACCCGACCCCCTATCCCACCGAGGGACGAACTCCAGGAGTGCCGGGATGACGAGAGCGACGGCCGCGATTGCCCTGCTCATCGCGGGTCTGCTCAGCGGATGCTTCTACGGCGCCGGCAAAGACGATGGCGCCGAAAAGCTGAAAGACACCATTGCCGCCATGCCGGGTGTCACCCGCGCCGGGTTCTCGACGAACGACGAGGGCTTGGCAACCGTGACGCTGCCGAACCTCTACGTGATGATGATGACGGCGGACCCTCAGCAGATCCGAGCGGTCGTCGACACACTCAAGAACAACCCGCACCAGGATCTGGAAACCGTCGACATCACCGTCTCCGAGAAGCCGTTGATCTCAGTCAGCCGCACAGTCGCCGACATCGGTACCGATCAGTTCATCGAGGATGTCGAGCGCCTGCGCCGGCTCGCCCCGGCGGTAGGTCCGGCCGCGGTGATGAAATGGACGCGCGACGACGTCCCCGACGGCGATCTCTCCGTATCGGTCGAATCGCCCGTGGACGCCACACTCGCCACGATCCGGGAGCACCTGGACGGCATCGGCCATGCCGAGATATATCCCGGCTCATCGAGCGGCGTGCAGCGCTGGAGTATCTACTTTCCGTTCTCGCCTGATGAGGAACGACACGTCAACTCCCAACTCGAGTCGCTCCCCGTTCAAGTCGGTGCGGTGACGGTCAGTTCCGGCGTCATCACCGAGCTCAACGTCGCGGTGACAAACATTCAATCCGCGGAATCCGAACTGAACGAGGTGATCGCTGCGCTCGCCGCCGGACCAGACTCACCGTTGATGTTGAGCTGGCAGGTGGGGCAGATCTTCCTTCCGGCGGCACCCGACGGGATCGTGCATGCAGGTGCTTGCGGATATCCGAGCACACCCCACGGGGACAACCTGTCGCCCGAGGAAAGGGCGCTGCAGGAACGCGTGCGCCGGCAGTTCGACACCTGCCCCCGATAGGCCCGCTAGGGCGTCGCCGGTTTGGCGGGCGTCTTCAGCGAGTCGAGCAGCCAGGGCGTCAACCACTGCACGGCCTCTGAGGTCGGGTGCACACCGTCGCTGCGCATCCGCACCCCGTTGATCTTCGCGGTGTACTCGCCGTCCGGATTGAGCTTGTCGTTGAAATCCAGCACCGACACGTTGGGCCGCCGCGCGGCTTCGTTGCGCAACATGGTGTTCCAGGCCTGAACCCGGCCCGGCTGATCCTCTGGATACAGCGTTCCGTCCGACCGCTCACCGCGCCGGTTGTAGGGCGCCGTCGTCACCACCACTCGCGCCCCGGTCGAGCTCAGAATGTCCAGCGCACGCTTCAGTTCACTCTTGAGATACGTGTCGTAGGCGTCGTTGCCGATGTGTGTCCATCGCCCGCGCCAGGTGCGGTCAACAGCCTCCCAGCGCCCGATCATCATCAGCACGGTGTCCGGACGGTCATGGGCGATTCGCTGTGCCCACCGCTCCGGCCACGAGTCGCACTCGGGTTTCTGGTTGAGCGTCTCCCCGGCCGAGCGGTACGGGCCGCCGCGGGCGATGCCGCAGCCGATCGTCGTGTAGTCGCTGAAATGAAAGCCCGGGGTGGCCGGCAGATAACGCATCAACGTCCAGGCCACCGAGTCGCCGAAGACCGCGACGGTGCGTGTCCCCGGGGCCAGGCGCGCCGGCGGCGAGCCCACTGCCACGGGCCGCTCCGCACCGACGTCGACCTCGGCCACCGCGGCCGTCACGTCCGGAACCGCCGGCCGGGCCGGACCGCCGACGGGGACCACCGTCATCGTCACCACCGCAGCGGTGGCCACCGTGGCCGCCGACAACCGCAGCATCGGGACGTGCTGTGGGCGCCAATGCCGGACCGGCTGCTCGATCGCCCACCACGACACCCACGACACCGCGATCGTGACCGCGCACCGCAACGCCAGCAGCGACCAGCCGGACAGACCCGTACGTTCCCCGTTGAGGATCAGGAAGATCGGCCAGTGCCACAGGTAGACGCCGTAGGAAATGACGCCGAGCGTGACCAACGGATACCAGGCCAGCGCGCGGGCGACGTAGCCGTCCTGGTCCAGCGCGACCGGGGCGACGACGAGCACGGCGCCCACCGCGACGACGAGCAGCACGCCGTGCCGGAACTGCTCGGCGCTACCGGTCGCCAGGTGCGCGGCCGCCGCCAGCAAAGCCACCCCGATCACCGGCAAGGTCCAGGCGACCCAGCGGCGCCAGCGAGCCCGGATCAACGTGCCCGACATGGTCAGGGCCGACCAGTCACGCACCAGCAGTGCCGCGGCGGCCGCGCCGATCAACAGCGCCTGCGCGCGGGTGTCGGTGCCGAAGTACACCCGGTTGAGCTCACCGGCATCGCCGGACATCACGATCGCCAACACGGCCGAGCCGACCAACCCCAGCGTCGCCAGCACGAACACCACGAGCCGCACCGCACCAGGCGAGCGGCGGCGCACGAGCAGGACAGCGCCCAGCACCAGCAGAGGCCACAGCACGTAGTACTGCTCCTCGACCGCCAGCGACCAGGTGTGCTGCAACGGTGACGGCGTGGCGCCCTGACTGAAGTAGTCGGTGTCGGCGGCGACGAAGACCCAGTTGGCCATCCAGAAGAACGCCGCGACCGCGTCCTCCCGCAGTGAGGCCACCGCCTCGGGCGGGAACAGGCTTCGAGCGATCACCACGGCCAGCGTCATCAGCACCATCGCCGGCAACAGGCGCTTGGCCCGCCGGATCCAGAACCCCTTGAGGTCGATCCGCTCGGTGCGGCGGTACTCGTCGAGCAACAGCGAGGTGATCAGGAATCCACTGAGCACGAAGAAGATGTCGACGCCGATGAACCCCCCGGCCACACCGGGCACCCCGCCGTGGCCGGCCAGCACCAGGGCCACCGCGATGGCGCGGATGCCGTCGAGTGCGGGGATGTCACGCCGGATGGAGGCACGCCGACGCCGACTGGCAGCACGGACTGGCGCCGCAGTCACGTCATGCCCTCCCGTCTTGGCGTCCGAGCCCCAGAGTTTAGGGGGCCTCGGGCGCCGAACCGGGAAGGCGCGACGGGGCGTTAGCGCGTTAGCGCAATATATTTCGTGTCGAGGTACTCCTCGATACCTTCGGAGCCACCCTCACGGCCGAAGCCGGACTCCTTGATACCGCCGAACGGTGCGGCCGCATCGGAGATGACGCCACGGTTGATGCCGACCATCCCGGACTCGATGCCCTCGGCCACCCGCAGGGCGCGGTCCAGGGACTGGGTGTAAACGTAAGCAGCCAAGCCGTATTCGGTGTTGTTCGCGGCGGCCACCCCCTCGTCCTCGGTGTCGAAGCCGGTGATCGGGGCGACCGGCCCGAAGATCTCCTCCTTGAGGATGCGGGCGTCGGCGGGCACATCGGCCAGGACGGTGGCCGGGTAGAAGTTGCCCGGGCCGCCCGGTGCGACTCCGCCGACGGCGACCGTCGCGCCCCGCGACACCGCGTCGGAGACGAGTTCGGTGACGGTGGAGACCTGCTTGGAATTGATCAGTGGGCCCAACGTGGACGACGGGTCGATGCCCTTGCCGAGGGTGAACTCGCTCATCCGCTTGACGAGCTTCTCGGTGAACTCCTCGCGGACCGCGTTGGCCACGTGGAAGCGGTTGGCTGCGGTACAGGCCTCACCACCGTTGCGCATCTTGGCCAGGATCGCGCCGTCCACCGCCGCGTCGACATCGGCGTCGTCGAACACGATGAACGGGGCGTTGCCGCCCAACTCCATCGATGTGCGCAGCAGCTTGTCCGCGGACTGCTTGACCAGTGACTTGCCCACGCCGGTGGAGCCGGTGAAGGTGAGCTTGCGCAGCCGGCCGTCGTCGATCAGGGCCGTGGTCACCGCACCCGGGTTGGTCGTCGGCAGCACCGACAGCACCCCCTTGGGCAGGCCGGCCTCATCCATCAGCTTGGCCAGCAACAGCATGGTCAGCGGAGTCTCCTGCGCGGGCTTGACGATCATCGTGCAGCCCGCGGCGAAGGCCGGGCCCATCTTGCGAGTCCCCATGGCCAGCGGGAAGTTCCACGGCGTGATCGCGTAGCACGGGCCGACGGCCTGCTTGGTGACGAGTATGCGTCCGGTGCCGGCCGGCGCCGGGGTGTAGCGCCCGGCGATGCGCACCGCCTCTTCGGAGAACCAGCGGAAGAACTCGGCGCCGTAGGTGACCTCGCCCTTGCTCTCGGGCAGCACCTTGCCCATCTCCAGGGTCATCAACGCGGCAATGTCGTCGGCGTTCTCGGTGATCTTCTCGAACACCGACCGGAGGATCTCGCCCCGCTTGCGCGGTGCGGTCGCGGCCCATTCGGCCTGCACCGCACACGCGGCGTCCAGCGCGGCGACGGCGTCCGCGGCGGTCGCGTCGGCCACCGTGGCCAACACCTGATCGTCGCTCGGGTCGAGCACATTGAACGTCGAGGCGGCCTGGCGTTCTTCACCACCGATCCACAGACCCGTGGGCACGGATGAAATCAAGTCTTCAATGGCCATACATCCATCATGTACACCTTCGAATCAAGCACCGCACTAAGGTCAGCAGAATGAGTGCTGACATCACCGCAACCCCCGCATGGCAGGCATTGTCGAAGCACTACGACGAGATCCGCGACATTCATCTGACGGAGCTGTTCGCCGAGGATCCGGCCCGCGGAACCGAACTGGTGTTGACGGTCGGCGATCTCTACATCGATTACAGCAAGCACCGCGTCACCCGTCGCACCCTGGAGTTGCTTGCCGATCTGGCCCGTGCCGCCGGACTGGAGGCCCGCCGTGACGCGATGTTCACCGGGGAACACATCAACACCTCCGAGGACCGCGCGGTGCTGCACACCGCGCTGCGGTTGCCCGCCGACGCGGCGTTGACGGTCGACGGCCAGGACGTGGTGGCCGACGTGCACGCCGTCTTGGATCGGATGGGCGCGTTCACCGACCGGCTGCGCAACGGCGAGTGGACCGGCGCCACCGGCGAGCGCATCAAGACAGTGGTGAACATCGGCATCGGCGGGTCGGATCTGGGCCCGGTCATGGTGTACGACGCACTGCGTCACTACGCCGACGCCGGCATCAGCGCCCGCTTCGTGTCCAACGTCGACCCGGCCGACATGGTCGCCACCCTCGCCGACCTGGACCCCGCCACAACACTTTTCATCGTCGCGTCGAAGACGTTCTCCACGCTGGAGACGC
The genomic region above belongs to Mycolicibacterium sp. HK-90 and contains:
- a CDS encoding FAD-binding protein, which translates into the protein MTDALSTDVLVIGGGPAATWAAISAAESGARVILVDKGYCGTSGATAAGGNNLWAIAPGPGRVESVRERELPAGRITDSEWMFRVLATSWDRLEQLSEWGYPFPVGADGREMRSSLQGPEYMRRMRRKAHRSGVRILDHHPALDLAADPDGVVNGASGIARQDGGRPWQISAGAVVLATGGTAFLSGTFGTNVDTGEGLLMAAEHGAHLSGMEFCTAYALAPEWGVHTKGRMLQWGSFYDEHGRPFSTQRGLSGRQDAQRALTRGQRVFARLDRAPEHIRQTMRDAQPNYFLPLDKAGIDPFTTAYPVRMVYEGSVRGTGGLRLVGPDCATTVPGLYAAGDAATRELITGSLSGGGSRNGSWAIASGTFAGRGAAEFSRTRRVRPAEAAPTRRSRSGAPSVEEVVAAAQSHVLPPQRSFVKSEERLRESAEALDTVWRDIADGLAPVPARDTYKQRQAVAMVAAARWITAASLARPESRGLHRREDLPDSDPHYEHRVLVGGLDEVWTSPDPVAPQLISSEAVA
- a CDS encoding 4Fe-4S dicluster domain-containing protein, giving the protein MIEIVSPAACVKCDVCIKVCPTDVFDRGPDGVPVIARQPDCQTCFMCEAYCPTDALYVAPVSTPVDVDSPHASEEAVRSSGLLGGYREMVGWGQGRTPGSRLDQNPVLTAVPPLPEPRLGFPAVLADGTWNHRGPVAVHPSDDHP
- the pcrA gene encoding DNA helicase PcrA, whose protein sequence is MISVSPATETDQLLEGLNPQQRQAVLHEGSPLLIVAGAGSGKTAVLTRRIAYLLAARDVGVGQILAITFTNKAAAEMRERVVQLVGPRARNMWVSTFHSTCVRILRNQASLLPGLNSNFSIYDSDDSRRLLMMIGKDLGLDTKRYSPRLLANGISNLKNELIGPEQAAAEASEAAEEMAGIIAQVYGEYQRRLRAANALDFDDLIGETVGILQAFPQIAQYYRRRFRHILVDEYQDTNHAQYVLVRELVGHHLDASDGVAASELCVVGDADQSIYAFRGATIRNIEDFERDYPDATTILLEQNYRSTQTILNAANSVIARNAGRRDKRLWTEEGEGELIVGYVADNEHDEARFVAEEIDALADSEGLKYGDVAVFYRTNNSSRALEEVFIRAGIPYKVVGGVRFYERREIRDIVAYLRVLDNPGDSVSMRRILNTPRRGIGDRAEACVAVYAENTGASFNDALQAAAEGRVPMLNTRSEKAIASFVEMLDQLRAKLDDELGDLVEAVLERTGYRRELEASSDPQDLARLDNLNELVSVAHEFSTDLANARALAEQGEDEPVDEDIPDTGVLAQFLERVSLVADADEIPEDGAGVVTMMTLHTAKGLEFPAVFVTGWEDGMFPHMRALGDPNELSEERRLAYVGITRARKRLYLSRAKVRSSWGQPMLNPESRFLREIPEDLINWRRIEQPSSMSAPVGNAGRYGTPRPSPSRPAPARNRPVITLEPGDRVTHDKYGLGRVEEVSGVGESAMSLIDFGSAGRVKLMHNHAPVQKL
- a CDS encoding chorismate mutase produces the protein MTETIENVPEIDDLRREIDELDATILAAIQRRTEVSKEIGKARMASGGTRLVHSREMKVIERYSVLGPEGKDLAMLLLRLGRGRLGH
- a CDS encoding EspA/EspE family type VII secretion system effector, with the protein product MSVLNAFLTTSRAARSSFGSGTPQPGAPLFQSSTAIRDVESGMQGTKPGDAWTGTASDAYAQANDEHIRKIGTFAELDQRLGSRIDSAASVVTNGREDLDSVHDRVVSLAELVPPGPFRELTLLPIVNAGIGQIENIVSRATADLTSIGEDISGIAGEYQKLGGNEGSGPTPDEDPRQKLEEILREYQVEDDRMLPKWLLDRIGDVFGDDLKGDANLTVGEYRVLSELLATKGPLAVKEFFDIKSAAEDAANGRFPPPDGNTSDNHTDAFRHTYWNALMTQRFGEEWTRKFATAHERRPGDPAPREAMDLYNNEIGRQIGMANPDASPQELADLVESAVRDGDTVIVSKDGAGLTWSNDPALPPGLPGGDPKNAPPGDPTPYPTEGRTPGVPG
- a CDS encoding acyltransferase family protein; amino-acid sequence: MTAAPVRAASRRRRASIRRDIPALDGIRAIAVALVLAGHGGVPGVAGGFIGVDIFFVLSGFLITSLLLDEYRRTERIDLKGFWIRRAKRLLPAMVLMTLAVVIARSLFPPEAVASLREDAVAAFFWMANWVFVAADTDYFSQGATPSPLQHTWSLAVEEQYYVLWPLLVLGAVLLVRRRSPGAVRLVVFVLATLGLVGSAVLAIVMSGDAGELNRVYFGTDTRAQALLIGAAAAALLVRDWSALTMSGTLIRARWRRWVAWTLPVIGVALLAAAAHLATGSAEQFRHGVLLVVAVGAVLVVAPVALDQDGYVARALAWYPLVTLGVISYGVYLWHWPIFLILNGERTGLSGWSLLALRCAVTIAVSWVSWWAIEQPVRHWRPQHVPMLRLSAATVATAAVVTMTVVPVGGPARPAVPDVTAAVAEVDVGAERPVAVGSPPARLAPGTRTVAVFGDSVAWTLMRYLPATPGFHFSDYTTIGCGIARGGPYRSAGETLNQKPECDSWPERWAQRIAHDRPDTVLMMIGRWEAVDRTWRGRWTHIGNDAYDTYLKSELKRALDILSSTGARVVVTTAPYNRRGERSDGTLYPEDQPGRVQAWNTMLRNEAARRPNVSVLDFNDKLNPDGEYTAKINGVRMRSDGVHPTSEAVQWLTPWLLDSLKTPAKPATP